The DNA segment GCAGCGGGTCGAGTTCCTCGGCATGGTCAGCGACGAGGACAAGGCACGGCTGCTGCGCAGCGTCGATGTCTACGTCGCGCCGAACACCGGCGGGGAGAGCTTCGGGATCATTCTCGTCGAGGCGATGTCGGCCGGTGCGCCGGTGCTGGCGAGCGACCTCGACGCGTTCGCCCAGGTCCTGGACCAGGGGGCGGCGGGTGAACTCTTCGCCAACGAGGACGCGGACGCGCTGGCCGCGTCGGCCGTGCGGCTGCTGGGCGACAGCGATCGCAGGGAGGGGCTGCGCCGGCGGGGCAGCGCTCATGTGCGCCGCTTCGACTGGTCCACGGTCGGTGCGGACATCCTGTCGGTCTACGAGACGGTGACCGACGGCGCCGCGTCGGTCGACACCGACGAACGGGTCAGCCTGCGGGCCCGGTTCGGCCTGGCCAGGGACTGACAGGGCACCGCAGGCCGTCGTTTGACGGGCCATCAGGTCTCTGGGTGGCCCCGGGCCGCGGTCCAACGGCCCGCCGCGTCCGCGGTGGCGGGCGTCCGGCCGCGGCGGACCGGTAGCCTTTCGGCCCGTGACCGTATCCCTGATCATCTGGATCGTCCTCGCCTTCGTCGCGGTCGGCCTGTACCTGAGCTGGACCGCCGGGCGGCTCGACCGGCTGCACGCACGGATCGACGCCGCCCGCGCCGCCCTCGACGCCCAGCTGCTGCGGCGCGCTTCGGTCGCCCAGGAACTGGCCACGTCCGGCGTCCTCGACCCCGCCGCCTCGATCGTCCTCTACGAGGCGGCGCACGCGGCCCGGCAGTCCGAGGAGGAGCACCGAGAGGTGGCCGAGAGCGAGCTCAGTCAGGCGCTGCGGGCCGTCTTCGGTGAGACGGCGCAGGTCGGGGCCGTGCGGTCGGCGCCCGGCGGGGAGGAGGCGGCCGACGAGCTGGCCGCGGCCGTACGGCGGGTGCCGATGGCCAGGCGCTTCCACAACGACGCGGTACGGGCCGCCCGCGCCCTGCGCACCCACCGCAAGGTCCGCTGGTTCCGGCTCGCGGGCCATGCGCCGTTCCCCCTGGCGTTCGAGATGGACGACGAGCCGCCGGTGGCCCTGGCCGACCGGCCGGGCACGTAGGGCCTCCCGTTCGGACCGGGCTGCGGCGAGAACGATCCACCGGCTGTTCATTGGCCCTTGCAGTGGACTGGTTCACAGGAGTTATCTCGGTGGAGCAACAACTCTCTTCCCCCGAGCGAGGTAGCCCGTGTCCAGCAGTACGCACCCCACCACATCCTCCGCCGAGACCCCGGCGACCGGCACCGCGCGCGTCAAGCGCGGTATGGCCGAGCAGCTCAAGGGCGGCGTGATCATGGATGTGGTCGACGCCGAGCAGGCGAAGATAGCCGAGGACGCCGGCGCCGTCGCCGTCATGGCCCTGGAGCGGGTCCCCGCCGACATCCGCAAGGACGGCGGAGTGGCCCGGATGTCCGACCCGAACATGATCGAGGAGATCATCTCGGCGGTCTCCATCCCGGTCATGGCCAAGTCGCGTATCGGCCACTTCGTCGAGGCCCAGGTGCTGCAGTCGCTCGGCGTCGACTACATCGACGAGTCCGAGGTGCTGACCCCGGCCGACGAGGTCAACCACAGCGACAAGTTCGCCTTCACGACGCCGTTCGTCTGCGGCGCCACCAACCTGGGCGAGGCCCTGCGCCGGATCGCCGAGGGTGCGGCCATGATCCGCTCCAAGGGGGAGGCCGGCACCGGCAACGTCGTCGAGGCCGTCCGCCACCTGCGCCAGATCAAGAACGAGATCGCCCGGCTGCGCGGCTACGACAACAACGAGCTGTACGCGGCGGCCAAGGACCTGCGCGCCCCGTACGAGCTGGTCAAGGAGGTCGCCGGGCTCGGCAGGCTGCCCGTCGTCCTCTTCTCGGCAGGCGGCGTCGCCACCCCCGCCGACGCGGCGCTGATGCGCCAGCTCGGTGCCGAGGGCGTCTTCGTCGGCTCCGGCATCTTCAAGTCCGGCGACCCGGCCAAGCGTGCCGCCGCCATCGTCAGGGCCACCACCTTCTTCGACGACCCGAAGGTCATCGCGGACGCCTCCCGGAACCTGGGCGAGGCCATGGTCGGCATCAACTGCGACACCCTCCCCGAGAACGAGCGTTACGCGAACCGGGGCTGGTGATGGGTACTCCCGTCATCGGCGTCCTCGCTCTTCAGGGCGACGTACGGGAGCATCTGACCGCGCTGGCCGCCGCGGGCGCGGCGGCCAGGCCGGTCCGGCGCCCCGAGGAGCTGGACGAGCTCGACGGCCTGGTCCTCCCGGGCGGCGAGTCCACCACCATGTCCAAGCTGGCCACCCTGTTCGGCATGCTGGAACCGCTGCGCGAGCGCATCGGATCCGGCCTTCCGGTGTACGGGACGTGCGCCGGGATGATCATGCTCGCCGACAAGATCCTGGACCCCCGGTCGGGCCAGGAGACCTTCGGCGGCATCGACATGATCGTCCGGCGCAACGCCTTCGGGCGTCAGAACGAGTCCTTCGAGGCGGCCGTCGAGATCCCCGAGATCGACGGCGGCCCCGTCGAGGGCGTCTTCATCCGGGCCCCCTGGGTCGAGTCGGTGGGTGCCAGGGTCCAGGTCCTCGCGGAGCACGGCGGCCACATCGTCGCGGTGCGCCAGGGCCGCGTCCTGGCCACGTCGTTCCACCCGGAGCTGACGGGGGACCACCGCGTGCACCGGTACTTCGCGGACATGGTGCGCGACGCCCAGTGACCGGCGCCCGGTAGGATCTCTGGCGTTCGTCCAGGAAATGGTTACGCGAAGGAGACAGGCAGATGTCCGGCCACTCTAAATGGGCTACGACGAAGCACAAGAAGGCCGTGGTTGACGCCAAGCGCGGCAAGCTCTTCGCGAAGATGATCAAGAACATCGAGGTCGCGGCCCGCACGGGCGGCGCCGACGTGTCCGGCAACCCGACCCTCTTCGACGCCATCCAGAAGGCCAAGAAGAGCTCGGTGCCGAACAAGAACATCGACTCCGCGGTCAAGCGCGGTGCCGGTCTCGAAGCCGGTGGCGCCGACTACGAGACGATCATGTACGAGGGCTACGGACCGAACGGTGTCGCGGTGCTCATCGAGTGCCTCACCGACAACCGCAACCGCGCCGCCTCCGACGTGCGCGTCGCGATGACCCGCAACGGCGGCAACATGGCCGACCCGGGCTCCGTGTCGTACCTGTTCAACCGCAAGGGCGTCGTGGTCGTGCCCAAGGCCGGGCTCACCGAGGACGATGTCCTGGGCGCGGTGCTCGACGCCGGCGCCGAGGAGGTCAACGACCTGGGCGAGGCCTTCGAGGTGCTCTCCGAGGCCACCGACATGGTCGCGGTCCGCACCGCGCTCCAGGAGGCGGGCATCGACTACGACTCGGCCGAGGCCAACTTCATGCCGACCATGCAGGTCGAGCTGGACGAAGAGGGCGCACGCAAGATCTTCAAGCTGATCGACGCGCTGGAGGACAGCGACGACGTGCAGAACGTCTTCGCCAACTTCGACGTCTCGGACGAGGTCATGGAGAAGATCGACGCCTGACGGGCGCTCAGCACCACGGGTACGTACGGACGGGCCGGCGGGGACACACCCCGCCGGCCCGTCCGTGTTCTCCGTGTTGTCGGTGCCACCCGATAGCCTGCGACAACGCAGGAACACACGGTCGAACGGCACTGCCCGTTCTGCCGGACAGCAGGCATGAGGGCCGGACAGCAGCATGAGGGAGGGGCACCGTGCGGGTACTCGGCGTGGACCCGGGGCTGACGCGCTGCGGCGTCGGTGTCGTCGAGGGCGTGGCCGGACGCCGGCTGACCATGCTCGGCGTGGGAGTCGTCCGGACGCCCGCCGACGCGGAGCTGGGGCTGCGGCTGGTCGCCATCGAGCGCGGCATCGAGGCGTGGCTGGACGAGCACCGGCCCGAAGTCGTCGCCGTGGAGCGGGTGTTCAGCCAGCACAACGTCAGCACGGTGATGGGTACCGCGCAGGCCAGCGCGGTCGCCATGCTCTGCGCGTCCCGCCGGGGTATCCCGGTCGCCCTGCACACCCCCAGTGAGGTCAAGGCCGCCGTCTCCGGCAGCGGCCGGGCGGACAAGGCCCAGGTCGGGGCGATGGTGACCCGGCTGCTGCGGCTGGACGCACCGCCCCGGCCGGCCGACGCCGCCGACGCGCTGGCACTCGCCATCTGCCACATCTGGCGGGCCCCCGCGCAGAACAGACTCCAGCAGGCCGTCGCCGCCCACCGCACGCTGAAAGGCCGTACCGCATGATCGCCTTCGTCTCCGGACCGGTGGCCGCCCTGGCCCCGACCACCGCCGTCATCGAGGTCGGCGGGATCGGCATGTCGGTCCAGTGCGCCCCGAACACACTGTCCGCCCTGCGCATCGGCCAGGAGGCGAAGCTCGCCACCTCCCTCGTGGTGCGGGAGGACTCCCTCACGCTCTACGGCTTCGCCGACGACGACGAACGCCAGACCTTCGAGCTCCTCCAGACCGCGAGCGGTGTCGGCCCCCGGCTCGCGCAGGCCATGCTCGCCGTGCACTCGCCCGACGCCCTGCGGCTCGCTGTCTCCACCGGGGACGAGAAATCGCTGACCGCTGTTCCCGGTATCGGCAAGAAGGGCGCCCAGAAACTCCTTCTGGAGCTCAAGGACCGGCTCGGAGCCCCGCTCGGCACCGGCGGCGCACACCTCGCCGCGCAGCGCACCGCATCCGGACCCGCGCCGTGGAGCGAGCAGCTGCACTCCGCGCTCGTCGGCCTCGGCTACGCGCCGCGTGACGCGGAGGAGGCCGTCGCCGCCGTCACCCCGCAGGCCGAGGCCGCCGCCGAGCCCAACGTCGGCGCGCTCCTCAAGGCCGCCCTGCAGACCCTCAACCGCGCCCGCTGATCGAGAGACCCGCCATGCTGCCTCCTCAGAACGAGTGGGACGACACCGCCCCCGAGACCGAAGAGCGCCTGGTGGGAGCCGACGCCGACGGTGAGGACCAGGCGGTCGAAGCCGCGCTGCGCCCCAAGGACCTGGACGAGTTCGTCGGCCAGGAGAAGGTCAGGTTCCAGCTCGACCTGGTCCTGCGCGCGGCCAGGCAGCGCGGCGCCACCGCCGACCACGTGCTGCTCTCCGGCGCCCCGGGCCTGGGCAAGACCACTCTTTCCATGATCATCGCGGCCGAGATGGGCGCTCCCATCCGCATCACGTCCGGCCCCGCGATCCAGCACGCCGGTGATCTGGCCGCCATCCTCTCGTCCCTCCAGGAGGGCGAGGTGCTCTTCCTCGACGAGATCCACCGGATGTCCAGGCCCGCCGAGGAAATGCTCTACATGGCCATGGAGGACTTCCGTGTCGACGTCATCGTCGGCAAGGGGCCCGGCGCCACCGCCATCCCGCTGGAGCTGCCGCCCTTCACCCTGGTCGGCGCCACCACCAGGGCAGGTCTGCTGCCGCCGCCGCTGCGCGACCGCTTCGGCTTCACGGGACACATGGAGTTCTACGAACCGGCCGAGCTGGAGCGCGTCATCCACCGCTCGGCCCGGCTGCTGGACGTCGAGATCGGTGAGGACGGCGCCGGGGAGATCGCCGGACGCTCCCGCGGCACCCCCCGGATCGCCAACCGGCTGCTGCGCCGGGTCCGCGACTACGCCCAGGTCGAGGCCGACGGAGTGATCACCAGGGAAATCGCCCGTACGGCGCTCGCGGTGTACGAGGTTGACGCCCGCGGACTCGACCGGCTGGACCGTGCGGTGCTCCAGGCCCTGCTCAAGCTCTTCGGGGGCGGACCCGTGGGCCTCTCCACCCTCGCCGTAGCCGTGGGCGAGGAGCGCGAGACGGTCGAGGAGGTCGCCGAGCCGTTCCTGGTCCGCGAGGGTCTGCTGGCCCGCACCCCGCGTGGCCGGGTGGCCACTCCGGCCGCCTGGGCGCACCTGGGACTCGTACCCCCGCAGGGGGGCGCGGGAGGCGCTGCGGGAAAGGGACAAGCGGGTCTGTTCGGGGCGTGAGAAGGCGCGGGGGTGCCCGCAGCGGAACCCCGGTGCCATGCTGGGCGTTGTTCCATTGATGCGGACTCGCTTAGACTCCGCCGATGCCGCCCTTCCAGGACGGCATGCCCCGCCCCCGAAGATCAGGCCGCGATCCAGCGCGGTCGTGCGAAGGAAGTTCCCTCCCGTGAGTCTCGTGACCCTCCTCCCCTTCATCGTGCTCATCGGGGCCATGTTCCTGATGACCCGGTCCGCCAAGCGGAAGCAGCAGGCGGCCGCATCGATGCGCAATGAGATGCAGCCCGGCACCGGCGTCCGGACGATCGGGGGCATGTACGCCACCGTCAAGGAGATCAACGAAGACTCGGTCCTCCTGGAGATCGCGCCCGGCGTCCACGCCGTCTACGGCAAGAACGCGATCGGCGCGGTCCTGGACGACGCGGAGTACAACCGCATCGTCCACGGCGACACCGCCATCGTTCCCGACGACGCCTCCTCGCTGACCGAGCTCGACGAACCCAAGGTCGACCTGGGCAAGCACGAGACCCCGGACGCCGACGCCGCCTCCGGCGACGCCGAGGACGCCGACCAGGCCGCGGCCACCGCCGAGGACAAGGCCGACAAGAGCGACAAGGCCGAGAAGAAGAACGACGGCGAGGGCGAAGCGAAGTAGCCACATCCGGGGACCGTCGGTGCTGCCCCGGCAGCACCGACGGTCCCCGAGACCGTGCACTGCTACAGCGGAGCAGGTCCCCCACATCACTTCGTGGCCGCTCACAGCGCATACCCGGCGCGGGCGGTAGGACAGGGAGAATCGACAAGGTGGCAGCACCGAACAAGGGCCGAAGGCAGACGGGAGCCCAGGGCAAGCCCGGGCGGTCCCTGGCCCTGATCCTGATCGCCATGGTTGCGCTCGTCGGCGGGATGTTCTGGGCGAAGCAGGTCACGCCGCGTCTCGGCATCGACCTCGCGGGCGGTACGAGCATCACGCTCCAGGCCAAGCCCCAGCCGGGCAAGCCCAACGCGATCAACCAGAAGAACATGGACACCGCGGTCAGTATCATCGAGCGCCGTGTCAACGGGCTCGGAGTGTCCGAGGCCGAGGTTCAGACCCAGGGCAAGGACCAGATTCTCGTCAACATCCCCAAGGGGACGAACGAGAAGCAGGCCAGGCAGCAGGTCGGGACCACCGCTCAGCTGTACTTCCGCCCTGTGGTGACGGTCGCGGCCGGGAAGCCCACGCCTGCCGGCAAGCCCTCCGCCACGCCCTCCCCGAGCGCCTCGTCGAAGGCCAAGGACAAGTCGTCGTCCTCGGGGTCGCCGAAGGGCACTGCCTCCCCCCCCTCGTCCCCCCAGGGTCGTGCGGTCACCGACGCGCTGAAGGCCGGCCCCACGCCCGGCCCGTCGACCCCTCCCCAGTCCAGCCCCACCCCGACGCCCGCCCAGAGCGCGGCCGCCGCCAAGCTGGAGAAGAAGTTCGCCGCGCTCGACTGCTCCACCAAGGCCGGCCGTGCCAAGGCCGGCGGCGACAACGTCAAGCCCACTGACCCGACTGTGGCGTGCAGCCAGTCCGGTGACGCGAAGTACATCCTCGACGCCGCCGCCGTGGACGGCACCGACGTCTCCGGCGCCAAGGCCGTCATCGACCAGCAGCAGGGCCAGTGGATCGTCCAGATGGACTTCACGGGCAAGGGCTCGAAGAAGTTCCAGGCGATCACCAGCAAGCTCTCGAAGCAGCAGTCCCCGCAGAATCAGTTCGCCATCGCGCTGGACGGCGCCGTCGTCTCGGCCCCCAGCGTGAGCCAGACGCTCAGCGGCAGCGCCCAGATCTCCGGCAGCTTCACCCAGCAGTCGGCCGAGGACCTCGGCAACGTGCTGTCCTACGGCGCGCTCCCGCTCTCCTTCAAGGAGGAGACCGTCACCACGGTGACCGCGGCGCTCGGCGGCGAGCAGCTCCAGGCGGGCATCATCGCCGGCGCCATCGGCCTCGTGCTGGTCATCATCTACCTGGTGGCCTACTACCGCGGCCTGTCGTTCATCGCGATCCTCAGCCTCCTGGTCTCCGCGATCCTCACGTACACACTGATGTCGCTGCTCGGCAAGGGCATCGGCTTCGCACTCAACCTGCCCGCGGTGTGTGGTGCGATCGTTGCGATCGGTATCACCGCGGACTCGTTCATCGTCTACTTCGAACGCATCCGTGACGAGATCCGCGAGGGCCGCACGCTGCGGCCCGCCGTCGAGCGTGCCTGGCCGCGCGCCCGGCGCACCATCCTGGTCTCGGACTTCGTCTCGTTCCTCGCCGCGGCCGTCCTGTACATCGTGACGGTCGGCAAGGTGCAGGGCTTCGCGTTCACGCTGGGCCTGACCACGCTGCTCGACGTCGTCGTGGTCTTCCTCTTCACCAAGCCGGTGATGACGCTGCTGGCCCGCAAGAAGTTCTTCTACAGCGGCCACCCGTGGTCCGGCCTCGACCCGAAGCGGCTCGGCGCCAAACCCCCGCTCCGCCGCTCGCGCGGTGGCGCCACCGCCGCCTCCTCCGTCCCCACCGACCCGAAGGAGGCGTGAGATGTCGCGACTCGGCAGCATGGGCGCCCGGCTGTACCGCGGCGAGGTCGGCTACGACTTCGTGGCCAAGCGCAAGATCTGGTACGGCATCTCGATCCTGATCACCA comes from the Streptomyces sp. NBC_01471 genome and includes:
- the pdxS gene encoding pyridoxal 5'-phosphate synthase lyase subunit PdxS gives rise to the protein MAEQLKGGVIMDVVDAEQAKIAEDAGAVAVMALERVPADIRKDGGVARMSDPNMIEEIISAVSIPVMAKSRIGHFVEAQVLQSLGVDYIDESEVLTPADEVNHSDKFAFTTPFVCGATNLGEALRRIAEGAAMIRSKGEAGTGNVVEAVRHLRQIKNEIARLRGYDNNELYAAAKDLRAPYELVKEVAGLGRLPVVLFSAGGVATPADAALMRQLGAEGVFVGSGIFKSGDPAKRAAAIVRATTFFDDPKVIADASRNLGEAMVGINCDTLPENERYANRGW
- the pdxT gene encoding pyridoxal 5'-phosphate synthase glutaminase subunit PdxT, which encodes MGTPVIGVLALQGDVREHLTALAAAGAAARPVRRPEELDELDGLVLPGGESTTMSKLATLFGMLEPLRERIGSGLPVYGTCAGMIMLADKILDPRSGQETFGGIDMIVRRNAFGRQNESFEAAVEIPEIDGGPVEGVFIRAPWVESVGARVQVLAEHGGHIVAVRQGRVLATSFHPELTGDHRVHRYFADMVRDAQ
- a CDS encoding YebC/PmpR family DNA-binding transcriptional regulator, encoding MSGHSKWATTKHKKAVVDAKRGKLFAKMIKNIEVAARTGGADVSGNPTLFDAIQKAKKSSVPNKNIDSAVKRGAGLEAGGADYETIMYEGYGPNGVAVLIECLTDNRNRAASDVRVAMTRNGGNMADPGSVSYLFNRKGVVVVPKAGLTEDDVLGAVLDAGAEEVNDLGEAFEVLSEATDMVAVRTALQEAGIDYDSAEANFMPTMQVELDEEGARKIFKLIDALEDSDDVQNVFANFDVSDEVMEKIDA
- the ruvC gene encoding crossover junction endodeoxyribonuclease RuvC; this translates as MRVLGVDPGLTRCGVGVVEGVAGRRLTMLGVGVVRTPADAELGLRLVAIERGIEAWLDEHRPEVVAVERVFSQHNVSTVMGTAQASAVAMLCASRRGIPVALHTPSEVKAAVSGSGRADKAQVGAMVTRLLRLDAPPRPADAADALALAICHIWRAPAQNRLQQAVAAHRTLKGRTA
- the ruvA gene encoding Holliday junction branch migration protein RuvA, with the translated sequence MIAFVSGPVAALAPTTAVIEVGGIGMSVQCAPNTLSALRIGQEAKLATSLVVREDSLTLYGFADDDERQTFELLQTASGVGPRLAQAMLAVHSPDALRLAVSTGDEKSLTAVPGIGKKGAQKLLLELKDRLGAPLGTGGAHLAAQRTASGPAPWSEQLHSALVGLGYAPRDAEEAVAAVTPQAEAAAEPNVGALLKAALQTLNRAR
- the ruvB gene encoding Holliday junction branch migration DNA helicase RuvB, giving the protein MLPPQNEWDDTAPETEERLVGADADGEDQAVEAALRPKDLDEFVGQEKVRFQLDLVLRAARQRGATADHVLLSGAPGLGKTTLSMIIAAEMGAPIRITSGPAIQHAGDLAAILSSLQEGEVLFLDEIHRMSRPAEEMLYMAMEDFRVDVIVGKGPGATAIPLELPPFTLVGATTRAGLLPPPLRDRFGFTGHMEFYEPAELERVIHRSARLLDVEIGEDGAGEIAGRSRGTPRIANRLLRRVRDYAQVEADGVITREIARTALAVYEVDARGLDRLDRAVLQALLKLFGGGPVGLSTLAVAVGEERETVEEVAEPFLVREGLLARTPRGRVATPAAWAHLGLVPPQGGAGGAAGKGQAGLFGA
- the yajC gene encoding preprotein translocase subunit YajC, whose translation is MSLVTLLPFIVLIGAMFLMTRSAKRKQQAAASMRNEMQPGTGVRTIGGMYATVKEINEDSVLLEIAPGVHAVYGKNAIGAVLDDAEYNRIVHGDTAIVPDDASSLTELDEPKVDLGKHETPDADAASGDAEDADQAAATAEDKADKSDKAEKKNDGEGEAK
- the secD gene encoding protein translocase subunit SecD, encoding MAAPNKGRRQTGAQGKPGRSLALILIAMVALVGGMFWAKQVTPRLGIDLAGGTSITLQAKPQPGKPNAINQKNMDTAVSIIERRVNGLGVSEAEVQTQGKDQILVNIPKGTNEKQARQQVGTTAQLYFRPVVTVAAGKPTPAGKPSATPSPSASSKAKDKSSSSGSPKGTASPPSSPQGRAVTDALKAGPTPGPSTPPQSSPTPTPAQSAAAAKLEKKFAALDCSTKAGRAKAGGDNVKPTDPTVACSQSGDAKYILDAAAVDGTDVSGAKAVIDQQQGQWIVQMDFTGKGSKKFQAITSKLSKQQSPQNQFAIALDGAVVSAPSVSQTLSGSAQISGSFTQQSAEDLGNVLSYGALPLSFKEETVTTVTAALGGEQLQAGIIAGAIGLVLVIIYLVAYYRGLSFIAILSLLVSAILTYTLMSLLGKGIGFALNLPAVCGAIVAIGITADSFIVYFERIRDEIREGRTLRPAVERAWPRARRTILVSDFVSFLAAAVLYIVTVGKVQGFAFTLGLTTLLDVVVVFLFTKPVMTLLARKKFFYSGHPWSGLDPKRLGAKPPLRRSRGGATAASSVPTDPKEA